The following are encoded together in the Janthinobacterium sp. Marseille genome:
- a CDS encoding nuclear transport factor 2 family protein yields the protein MSKETGNTAAEAEIRALIDSWIKAASAADVDATMAHYAPDIIAYDAILALQFKGWDVYRKHWQMCMSMCSAMSFKVHDLHIAVSGDVAFSHCLNRCGGVDKEGKEQTSWMRATTGYRKIDGKWKIVHEHFSAPFDMETSKALFDLQP from the coding sequence ATGAGCAAAGAGACAGGAAATACTGCAGCAGAAGCAGAAATCCGCGCACTCATCGATAGCTGGATCAAAGCCGCCAGCGCCGCCGATGTCGATGCGACCATGGCGCACTATGCGCCCGACATCATCGCCTACGACGCTATCCTCGCCTTGCAATTCAAGGGCTGGGATGTATACAGAAAGCATTGGCAGATGTGTATGTCGATGTGTTCCGCCATGAGCTTCAAGGTCCATGACTTGCACATTGCGGTAAGCGGTGACGTCGCATTCAGCCATTGCCTGAACCGTTGCGGCGGCGTAGACAAGGAAGGCAAGGAACAAACGTCGTGGATGCGCGCCACCACCGGGTATCGCAAGATCGACGGCAAATGGAAAATCGTGCACGAGCACTTCTCCGCACCTTTCGACATGGAAACCAGCAAAGCCCTGTTTGACCTGCAACCCTGA
- a CDS encoding VOC family protein, protein MNKPAVKAIPDGMHSLTPHLVCADAAAAIEFYKKAFHASDASIVPGPGGKIMHAHLRIGDSSLMLMDEFPEFCSLGPKSLKGSPVTIHLYVENADAVYNRAVAAGAIAKMPMEDTFWGDRYGVLEDPFGHSWSIATHIRDLSLEEIQEAAKEMCTEK, encoded by the coding sequence ATGAATAAGCCAGCAGTAAAAGCCATTCCGGATGGAATGCACAGCCTGACACCACACCTGGTTTGCGCCGATGCGGCAGCCGCCATCGAGTTTTACAAAAAAGCCTTCCACGCCAGCGACGCTTCTATCGTGCCCGGACCCGGCGGCAAGATCATGCACGCGCATTTACGCATAGGCGATTCATCGCTGATGCTGATGGATGAATTTCCGGAATTCTGTTCACTCGGCCCCAAGTCGCTGAAAGGCAGCCCGGTCACCATCCATCTTTATGTGGAAAATGCCGATGCCGTCTATAACCGCGCGGTAGCCGCCGGTGCCATTGCCAAGATGCCGATGGAAGACACCTTCTGGGGTGATCGCTACGGCGTACTGGAAGATCCCTTCGGCCACTCATGGTCCATCGCCACGCATATACGCGACCTGAGCCTGGAAGAAATCCAGGAAGCCGCCAAGGAAATGTGCACAGAAAAATAA
- a CDS encoding YciI family protein produces the protein MRFMIIIKANQDTEAGVMPDEQLMTEMGRFNEELVNAGIMQAGDGLHPSSKGARIKFSGDKRTVVNGPFPEPRQLIAGFWIWKVKSKEEAIEWVKRCPNPTGADSEIEIRQIFEAEDFGAEFTPELRAQEDRLRAKMDSGLA, from the coding sequence ATGCGATTCATGATCATTATCAAAGCGAACCAGGACACGGAGGCCGGCGTCATGCCGGATGAACAGCTCATGACGGAAATGGGCCGGTTCAATGAAGAACTGGTGAATGCCGGCATCATGCAGGCCGGCGATGGCCTACACCCTAGTTCGAAAGGTGCGCGCATCAAATTCTCCGGCGACAAGCGCACCGTCGTAAACGGCCCCTTCCCGGAACCCCGGCAATTGATCGCAGGTTTCTGGATCTGGAAAGTGAAGTCGAAAGAAGAAGCGATTGAATGGGTCAAACGTTGCCCGAACCCGACCGGTGCCGATTCGGAAATTGAAATCCGCCAAATCTTCGAAGCAGAAGATTTCGGTGCAGAGTTCACACCGGAACTGCGCGCACAGGAAGATCGCCTGCGCGCAAAAATGGACTCCGGCCTCGCCTGA
- a CDS encoding SRPBCC family protein, whose protein sequence is MFKIIAVAVLVVLVAILIFAATKPDTFRVERTTTIKAAPEKVFALINDFHRWGTWSPYEKKDPAMKRTHSGAASGTGAIYEWDGDKNVGKGRMEITESTPSSRIVIKLDFLSPFEAHNTAEFTLQAQGDSTQVSWVMYGPANYVSKLMSVFFSMDKMVGDDFAIGLNNLKTAAEQ, encoded by the coding sequence ATGTTCAAAATCATTGCCGTTGCCGTCCTGGTCGTACTCGTTGCGATCCTTATCTTTGCCGCGACCAAGCCGGATACTTTCCGCGTCGAACGCACGACCACCATCAAAGCCGCACCGGAAAAAGTCTTCGCACTCATCAACGACTTCCATCGCTGGGGCACATGGTCGCCGTATGAGAAAAAAGATCCGGCTATGAAACGTACGCATAGCGGTGCAGCCAGCGGCACAGGCGCGATTTATGAATGGGATGGCGATAAAAATGTAGGCAAGGGACGGATGGAAATCACTGAATCGACGCCGTCGTCACGGATCGTGATCAAGCTCGATTTCCTCTCGCCTTTCGAAGCGCACAATACGGCGGAATTCACTTTGCAGGCACAAGGTGATTCCACGCAAGTGAGCTGGGTCATGTATGGGCCGGCCAATTATGTATCCAAGCTGATGAGCGTATTCTTCAGCATGGATAAAATGGTCGGGGATGATTTTGCTATCGGACTCAACAACCTGAAAACGGCTGCCGAGCAATAA
- the alkB gene encoding DNA oxidative demethylase AlkB gives MDLFDEIERGRTWREELCDGAVVLRGHALAIEAGLLGAIEGVIAQAPLRHMTTPGGFRMSVAMTSCGQYGWVTDRSGYRYDTVDPDSGKPWPQMPEVFFRLAQEAALAAGFADFVPNACLINCYEPGARMSLHQDKDEQDFRQPIVSVSLGIPAVFQFGGDRREDKAMRIPLQHGDVVVWGGTARLRYHGVLALKPATHPLFGARRINLTFRKAS, from the coding sequence ATGGACTTATTTGACGAAATAGAGCGTGGGCGAACCTGGCGCGAAGAGCTGTGCGACGGTGCAGTTGTCTTGCGCGGCCATGCGCTGGCTATCGAAGCCGGCTTGCTGGGCGCGATAGAAGGAGTGATTGCGCAAGCGCCTTTGCGCCATATGACGACGCCCGGCGGTTTTCGCATGTCGGTGGCGATGACGAGCTGCGGCCAATATGGCTGGGTGACGGACAGGAGTGGTTATCGCTACGATACCGTCGATCCGGACAGCGGCAAGCCGTGGCCGCAGATGCCTGAGGTGTTTTTCAGGTTGGCGCAGGAGGCTGCGCTGGCAGCCGGCTTTGCCGATTTCGTGCCGAATGCCTGCCTGATCAATTGTTATGAGCCGGGCGCGCGCATGTCCTTGCATCAGGACAAGGATGAGCAGGATTTCCGACAGCCCATCGTTTCGGTATCACTCGGGATTCCTGCGGTGTTCCAGTTTGGTGGTGACAGGCGTGAAGACAAGGCCATGCGCATTCCGCTGCAGCATGGCGATGTGGTGGTCTGGGGTGGGACGGCGCGATTGCGCTATCACGGCGTACTGGCGCTGAAGCCGGCGACGCACCCCTTGTTCGGTGCGCGCAGGATCAACCTGACTTTTCGCAAAGCAAGCTGA
- a CDS encoding PadR family transcriptional regulator encodes MKHHQHSHCHHMASRNDGDDLGGGRGRRMGGEGRIFGHGGLRFVLLHLISEKASHGYELIKSIEERLGGAYSPSPGTVYPTLTLLEELSLLSVEEADQGGRKRYQITDAGLRYLDEHREMVDAMLLRLNGGVDGAGPRGGRPPQVKRAIENLKLAMRMRLSGETLTQEQANAFAAILDRAAQQLEQI; translated from the coding sequence ATGAAACATCATCAACATTCTCACTGCCACCATATGGCCAGCCGCAACGATGGCGACGACCTCGGCGGTGGCCGCGGCAGGCGTATGGGCGGCGAAGGACGCATATTCGGCCATGGCGGCCTGCGCTTCGTGCTGCTGCACCTGATCTCGGAAAAAGCCAGCCACGGTTACGAATTAATCAAATCAATCGAAGAACGCCTCGGCGGCGCTTACAGCCCAAGCCCGGGTACGGTCTACCCCACCCTCACCTTGCTGGAAGAACTTTCACTGCTCAGCGTGGAAGAAGCCGACCAGGGTGGTCGCAAGCGTTATCAAATCACCGATGCGGGTTTGCGTTATCTCGACGAACATCGCGAGATGGTCGATGCCATGCTGTTGCGCCTGAACGGTGGCGTCGATGGTGCCGGCCCCCGTGGCGGGCGTCCGCCGCAAGTCAAACGCGCAATTGAAAACCTCAAGCTCGCGATGCGTATGCGCCTGTCCGGCGAAACGCTGACGCAGGAACAGGCGAATGCCTTCGCCGCCATCCTCGATCGCGCCGCGCAACAACTGGAGCAAATTTAA
- a CDS encoding siderophore-interacting protein, which translates to MTANNPAANAYLNRIPQRVRHTLRFRAVEVVKTERITPHLLRITVGGDELDEFVSPGFDDHVKLFFPDANGVLALPAIGPDGPVWPNGIKPTMRDYTPRNFDPVAKTLEIDFALHLAGPATRWAEQAAPGQRLGVGGPRGSFIVTTDFDWHLLVGDDTALPAIARRLAELPADAHAIVIAEVDSAADTVDLPTAANVQIIWAYRDQAAAGGFPLLTALEDTALPEGDFHAWVACESAAAKAVRAHLIEVHNADPKWIRASGYWRKGSANTHDSLDD; encoded by the coding sequence ATGACGGCAAACAATCCTGCTGCAAACGCGTATCTAAACCGCATACCGCAACGTGTACGCCATACCCTGCGTTTCCGCGCCGTCGAAGTTGTAAAGACCGAACGCATTACACCGCATTTGCTGCGCATTACCGTAGGTGGTGATGAACTGGATGAATTCGTCAGCCCGGGCTTTGACGATCACGTCAAACTGTTCTTCCCGGATGCGAATGGCGTGCTGGCGTTGCCTGCTATCGGCCCCGACGGTCCGGTCTGGCCGAACGGGATCAAGCCAACCATGCGTGATTACACACCGCGCAATTTCGATCCTGTAGCGAAGACGCTGGAAATCGATTTCGCCTTGCACCTTGCCGGACCAGCGACGCGCTGGGCCGAACAAGCTGCGCCCGGCCAACGCCTCGGCGTCGGTGGACCGCGCGGCTCCTTCATCGTGACGACGGACTTTGACTGGCATTTGCTGGTCGGCGACGACACTGCCCTGCCCGCAATCGCGCGCCGCCTGGCCGAACTGCCGGCCGACGCCCATGCCATCGTCATTGCCGAAGTCGATTCAGCGGCAGATACAGTGGACTTGCCGACCGCAGCGAATGTGCAGATCATCTGGGCTTATCGCGACCAGGCAGCTGCCGGTGGATTTCCTTTACTGACTGCGCTCGAAGACACTGCATTGCCGGAAGGGGATTTCCACGCCTGGGTTGCCTGTGAATCCGCCGCCGCCAAAGCTGTGCGTGCGCATTTGATTGAAGTGCACAATGCCGATCCAAAGTGGATACGTGCCTCCGGTTACTGGCGCAAAGGCAGCGCCAACACACATGACTCCCTTGATGACTGA
- a CDS encoding VOC family protein: METMEIYRGRLIDHIQLIVADLDASRTFYSAVFKALNIPMSGEGDDFFWADELFISTADSEAAQGRLTGRHHIAFQAKDRAMVELFYREALAHGGVDNGAPGERSYHPGYYGAFVIDPDGNNIEAVYHGEAKSRNAEAIHITF; the protein is encoded by the coding sequence ATGGAAACAATGGAAATCTATCGTGGCCGTCTCATTGATCACATCCAGTTGATCGTCGCAGACCTGGATGCTTCCCGCACCTTTTATTCCGCCGTATTCAAGGCATTGAACATACCGATGAGTGGCGAAGGTGATGACTTCTTTTGGGCGGATGAGTTATTTATTTCGACCGCCGACAGCGAAGCCGCCCAAGGCAGGCTGACGGGTCGTCATCACATTGCCTTCCAGGCGAAAGACCGGGCGATGGTTGAGCTGTTTTATAGAGAAGCCCTGGCGCATGGCGGTGTAGACAATGGCGCGCCGGGCGAACGCTCTTACCATCCCGGCTACTACGGCGCCTTCGTGATTGACCCCGACGGCAATAACATTGAAGCCGTTTATCACGGCGAAGCGAAAAGTCGTAATGCAGAAGCGATCCACATTACTTTTTAA
- a CDS encoding DMT family transporter, translated as MSSYFFMLLVVAAGASVAFQQVLNANLRIQIGSPWWAAFISYFVGLVVTLVIALVVPGPKLIEALPKGGDWLPWMGGVFGATFIAITILMVPKLGAATTISLIVVGQMLLSLTMDHFGWLGLPVQPISLLRLTGAGLLVLGVILIRA; from the coding sequence ATGAGCTCATATTTTTTTATGCTGTTAGTCGTGGCGGCCGGTGCCAGTGTGGCATTTCAGCAGGTTCTCAATGCCAACCTGCGTATTCAAATCGGTTCGCCGTGGTGGGCTGCGTTTATCAGCTATTTTGTCGGCCTGGTAGTTACGCTTGTTATTGCGCTGGTGGTGCCTGGTCCCAAGCTGATCGAGGCATTACCGAAAGGTGGCGACTGGTTACCATGGATGGGCGGCGTCTTTGGCGCAACTTTCATCGCCATCACCATCCTGATGGTGCCAAAGCTGGGCGCAGCGACCACCATTTCCCTGATCGTTGTCGGGCAAATGCTGCTGTCGTTGACGATGGATCATTTCGGCTGGTTAGGCTTGCCGGTGCAGCCGATCAGCCTGCTTAGATTGACCGGTGCAGGGCTGCTGGTTCTTGGCGTGATTTTGATTCGCGCTTAA